The genomic window TATATAAAAAGTGAACTACCCCTCCTCTTTAAATAAAATTAAAAAAACGTGGAAAGGGGGGGAAAGAAAATAAAAAGGAGGGAAAATGATGGAAAAGTTTGACCTATTCAGAGATATTGCCGAACGGACCGGAGGGGATATTTATATAGGCGTGGTGGGACCAGTAAGAGCCGGTAAGTCAACATTTGTGAAAAAGTTTATGGAATTGATGGTAATACCTAACATTCCGGATTCCAATGATAAAACCAGAGCAAAGGATGAACTTCCGCAGGCCGGTGCGGGCAGGACCATAACCACAGCCGAACCCAAGTTTATCCCCAGTGAAGCCGTAGAGATAACCTTTAAAGAAAATATCAAATTTAGAGTGAGACTGGTGGATAATGTGGGCTTTACGGTAAGGGGCGCCCTGGGATATGAAGATGAAAACGGCCCGCGCATGGTTTCAACTCCCTGGTTTGAAAAGGAAATTCCTTTTCAGGAAGCTGCAGAAATAGGCACCAGGAAAGTTATAGAAGAACACTCGACTATAGGCCTGGTAATAACGACAGACGGGTCCATCACGGAAATACCCCGGGAAAACTATGTGCAGGCTGAAGAAAGGGTAGTAGAAGAACTAAAAGCAATCGGCAAGCCCTTCGTTATAGTATTAAACACCGCAAGACCAATGGATGAAAGAACAATGGACCTCAAGGAAATACTCGAGTCCAAATACGATGTGCCGGTTATGCCAATGGATTGTCAGGATTTGACCACTGAAGACATTTATGCCATTCTGGAAGAAGTACTTTATGAGTTCCCGTTGATGGAAATTAATATACGCCTGCCAAAATGGGTAGAAGTGCTGGAAAAAGAACACTGGCTCAGGAAACAGTTTGAGGAAACCATCAGGAATACAATTAAAGATGTGTACCGGCTGCGGGATATGGAAAAAACCCTTGCCGTTTTTAATACCTTTGACTTTTTAGACAATGTAAAATTGAAAGAGATGAACCTTGGGCTTGGAACTGCGGAAATAGAAATGGAAGCAAGGAAAGATCTTTTCTATAAAGTACTGAGTGAGATGGCCGGCATTTCCATAACGGGAGACCACCAGCTGATGAAATTGATGAAAGAACTAACTGTGGCTAAAAAGGCCTATGACAAAGTTTCAAAGGCCCTTGAGGATGTTCAAAAAGTCGGTTACGGCATAGTTCCTCCACAGCTTAATGAATTGACCCTCGAAGAGCCGGAGATTATAAGACAGGGGTCTAAATTCGGAGTTAAATTGAAAGCCGTAGCTCCCTCCATCCATATGATAAGAGCAGATATCCAGGCTGAAGTTTCTCCAATTATCGGTACAGAAAAACAAAGCGAAGAACTTATAAACTACCTAATGAACGAATTTGAAAACAATCCGGCTAAAATCTGGGAGACCAATATCTTCGGCAAGTCCTTGAACGACCTGGTGCGGGAGGGTATTCAAAACAAATTGTTCAGCATGCCCGAATCCGCCCAAGCCAAACTGCAGGAAACCCTGCAGCGTATAGTTAATGAAGGAAGCGGAGGACTGATTTGCATAATACTATAAGAGGCCAGAGGTCAGAAGTCGGAATTGAGGGAACTTGCCAATCGCAAATTCCTAATCCAATATCTTGCCTCCCGTAACAGATAAAGCAAGACTTATGTCAATAACGACAGTCTTGCTTTTTTTATTTTCTTATGCTATAATGTCTGCCATAAAAAAATGATTGTTTACTATCCGTGAACAGTAAGGGGGGATAATTTTGACCGAAAAAAGAGGATTTTATATCATAAAGGATGAAATTCTGCCTGAGATTGTGAGAAAGACAGTAAAGGCAAAAGAACTTCTTAAAAGCGGTAAAGCCCGTACTATCAATGAGGCCACGGAAAAGGTGGGCATGAGCAGAAGCGCTTTTTACAAGTATAAGGATTTTATTTTTCCTTTTTACGAAGCAAGTCTGGGCAAAATAATCACCATTTCCCTGGTGCTGGAACATAGACCCGGCGTTTTATCGGGGATTCTTGATGAGATTGCCAGGGCCCACGGCAATGTTCTGACTATCAACCAGAACATCCCCATTCAGGGTCTTGCAAATGTTACTATTTCTTTTGAAACAGGAGGTCTGATAAAAAATATCGAAGAACTAATAGAAGACATGCAGAGTAAGCCCGGTGTACAAAAGGTTGATATAATAGCGGGAGAATAATAAAATCCATTTTTGGGAGAGGATTATATTGATTCAACTGGGAATTTTAGGTCTTGGCACGGTAGGGTCGGGAGTTGCGGAATTAATCCAGAAAAATCAGGAAACTATTGCCAAAAGGCTTGGAAAGAATATTGAAATTAAAAAAGTCCTGGTAAGAGATTTAAGAAAAAAAAGGCCATTCATAGCAGAAGGCAAAATAACGGACAATCCGGGAGATATCCTTGAAGACAGTGATATATCCATTGTGGTGGAATTAATGGGTGGTGAAGAGCCTGCCCTTACATATATCCGTCAGGCTCTTGCCTCAGGCAAGCACGTGGTTACCGCCAATAAGGAAGTGATATCCAAGCATGGCAAGGAACTACTGGACCTTGCCCAGAAAGAGGGGGTAAACCTTTTTTTTGAAGCCAGCGTAGGAGGGGGAATTCCAATAATCCGGCCCATGAAGCAGTGCCTCGCTGCCAATGAAATAATAAAGATAATGGGAATATTAAACGGTACGACCAATTACATTTTGACTCAAATGACCGAAAAAAATAAAAGCTTTGGAGATGCCTTGCTTGAAGCGCAGAAGGAAGGTTACGCTGAAAGTGATCCTACTGCAGACATCAAGGGCTCGGATGCCGCCCGGAAACTCGCCATTTTATCTTCCATTGCTTTTAATACACGTATTACCCCTGATCAGGTCTATACTGAAGGAATTGATTCCGTAAATCTGGTAGACATAAATTATGCCAGGGAACTGGGTTATAGGGTAAAACTGGTAGCTATGGGTAAAAGGCACAGTGATGAAGTGGAGGTTTTGGTAGCTCCTATGCTTTTAAGAGAGAGGCACCCGCTGGCAGGTGTGAGTGGTGTCTTTAACGCAATTCTGGTGGAAGGAAATGCGGTGGGCAGGGTTATGTTTTACGGCCAGGGAGCCGGGAAAATGCCTACTGCCAGTGCCGTGGTGGCGGATATTATCGATGCTGTCAGAAGCAAGAATGGAAATAAAATTTACTGCACCTGTTACGATGAATTGAATGTTATGAATCCTGGGCTATCCACCGCAAGATTTTATTTGAGGTTAAGGGTTATGGACAAACCCGGCGTGCTTTCTAAAATCTCCGGAGCAATGGGCGAAAATCAGATAAGCCTGTCTCAAGTTTTTCAAAAAAATACCCAGAATGGAACTGCGGAAATCGTTATGGTCACATATGAAGTGCCTTTTGAAAATCTTCAAAATGCCCTGGATGAGATAAAAGCATACAGGCAGGTGGAAGAAATATCCAGCGTCATAAGAGTAGAGGGGGAATCTTGAAATGAAACGAATTGGTGTTATAGAAAGATATTTTTCATATCTTCCGGTCAAAGATCCGAAAAATATAATCTCTCTCTGCGAGGGAAGTACGCCTCTAATCAGAGCCAAAAACCTTGAAAACCACCTGGGGATAGAGGCGGAAATTTATCTCAAATACGAAGGAATGAATCCTACGGGTTCTTTCAAGGACAGGGGAATGACAGTGGCCGTTTCAAAGGCCATAGAAGACAGAGCCTCAGCAGTTATTTGCGCATCCACCGGCAATACTTCAGCGTCGGCGGCAGCCTATGCGGCAAAGGCTTCAATAAAATGCATTGTATTGATTCCCGACGGGGCCATAGCCATGGGAAAACTGGCTCAGGCCATAGCCTACGGTGCCAGGGTAATTGCCGTAAAAGGAAATTTCGATGTGGCTTTAAAAATGGTAAGGGAGCTTTCGCAAAAACATCCCATTACCCTGGTAAACTCCATAAATCCCTATCGGATAGAAGGCCAGAAGACCGCGGCTTTTGAAATATGCGACCATTTGTCCGATGCGCCGGATTATCTGGCCATCCCTGTGGGAAATGCTGGAAACATAACAGCTTACTGGAAAGGTTTTAAGGAATACTACTCTCTCAAAAAATCTTCGAAGCTGCCCAAAATGTTTGGATTCCAGGCTGCCGGGGCGGCACCAATAGTGGAAAACAGAATCATTGAAAATCCTTCCACCATAGCCACGGCCATACGCATTGGCAACCCGGCCAGTTGGAAGTTTGCAGTGGAGGCTGCTGCCGAATCCGGTGGGAAAATAGACAGTGTTACAGATGAAGAGATTCTCGAAGCCTACTCACTGCTTTCAAAAAAGGAAGGAGTATTTGTAGAACCGGCTTCTGCGGCTTCGGTAGCGGGAGTCATAAAATACAGCAAGAAAAATGGTTTCAAAAAAGGAGAGAAAATAGTTTGCGTATTGACGGGCCACGGCCTCAAAGACCCGAATACCGCCATACAAAATGGCGTTTCACCTGTCGTTGTAGAGGCTAGCATAGGATCTCTTGAGAGGGAAATATACGGATAGGGGTGATTTTATGGTTCGGGTCAGAGTCCCGGCCACCACAGCCAATTTCGGGCCGGGCTTCGATTGTATCGGTGCAGCCCTCGGGCTTTATAATTATATCGAAATGGAATTTTGGCCCAGGCCAGTAGTTGAAGTAATAGGAGAAGGGCAGGGCGAGCTCATAAGGGACGAATCCAATCTTGTTTACAGAGCGGCTACCAGAGTTCTCTCCGAGGCTGGGGTAAATAAAGCCCTGAGAATAAAGCTTGAAAACAACATTCCGTTGGCCCGGGGCCTTGGAAGCAGTGCGGCCTGTATAGCCGGAGGCATGATGGCTGCCAACAGGCTATTAGGCGGCCCTGTACCTTTTGATAGAATAATAAACCTGGCCACCGAGATGGAAGGTCACCCCGATAATGTGGTACCGGCCTTAATTGGTGGATTTTCGATTTCCATATTGCATGAAGGTAAAGTGATTTACAGGAGTTTTCCCATGCCGGACAACTTGAGATTTGTAGCCGCCATACCCCGGTTTCACCTTGAGACCGTGAAAGCCAGAAAAGTTCTTCCCCGGGAAGTTCCTTTATCAGACGCCGTATTCAATCTAAGCCGGTCTGCTTTGATGGTAGCAGCCTTTTGCCGGGGAGATTTTACCGATATCGAAGTTTTTTGTCAGGATAAATTGCATCAACCATATAGAAGTCAGCTCATTCCGGGAATGGAAAAGGTCATAAAGATGGCTACTCAAAAGGGCGCATTGGGCTGTTTTCTGAGTGGGGCGGGGCCTGCCGTCATATGTCTTGCTTATGAAAAACAAGCTCCGATTCTGGGCGAAAGCATGGTAGAAATTTTCCTTGATGAGGGGATTGAATCTGAATATAAGATATTGACCCCGGATGGTGAAGGAACAATATTCTTATAAAAAAATTTTCTTTGGGACTTGAAAATAATTTATTAATCCTTTATAATAAATAAGGAATTTAAACCTGTCTGGGTGTGGCGCAGTTTGGTAGCGCGCTTGAATGGGGTTCAAGAGGTCGGGGGTTCAAGTCCCCCCACTCAGACCATATAAAGCCAACTTAAATGCCGATAACGGCATTTTTTTTATATACCTGCCTTTTTCGGATTTCAGGCCGGTTTTTTATTTCTTTTGGAAGTGGACCGGGAGCCCCGCGTGGATTTATTTGATTGATGGTAACAAAAAAATTATGCCGGAAAAAAGAGGATTATTCCTGTTTTTGGAGAAAATATAAATAAACTCAAAAAGGTGGAGAAAATGCACCCTCAGATTAACAGGAAAGTGGTGTCTATAAGGCCTAAAAAACTTAATTCTTCCAAATATGTGCTTATCGGTGTAATGCTAGCGGCAGCCCTGACATTGATATTTTTATTATTAAACCATTTTTATTTCAACATTTACACGGTTGCTGAAGGGACCATACAAAAAACCCTTCCTGCCGATGCCCTGATTATAAAAAAAGAGGCGGTTGTCACTTCTCCGGCTGATGGCAAACTTCAAATGCTGGTGAAACCCGGCGAGAGAGTAAGGGTGGGCACGCCACTTTTCATGGTGATCACCGATTTAAAGCAAAAAGAAAATTATGAGAAACAAATATCCGAACTGCAAGACAGCATAAAAGACCTGCGGGACAGTTTAAACTCATCTATACCCTTAAGTGTTATCAACAAATCCATAAATGATACCACTAAAAAATTGAAAGATGCTATAGCCCAGGGGCAATTGGACAAAGTGAAGGCCTTGAAAAGCGAACTGGCCCGGTTGATGAAGGAAAAGCAAAAACAAATCCAGTACAGTGAAACCAACCTCAAAGCCATGGAGAAGAGTATTAATGAATTGAAAAATAAGTTGAGTTCGGTGGAGTTGCTGGTAAATGCTCCGGAGGCAGGAATGGTAAGTTTCAATATAGACGGTTTTGAAAATATATTGACTACCGACCGTATAAAAAGCATATCCTCTTTCCAATTACAATCAATAAAAAGCCAGGTGCCGGAGCGGGAAATACCGCCAGCGGCGGGTATCAACAAACCTGTATTGAAAATAGTGGACAACTTTTCATGGTATTTAGCTGCCGACATTAAAAATGCCGAATTAAGAACGGGAAAAAATTACGATATCATAATCAAAAAATCACCTGTCAATGAAAAAATCAGAGCAAAGCTCGTGGATATCCATGAAAATAACACCGTAGGTATTTTTTTAATAGAAAAGGACCTGCCGGAAATAATGAAGTTTAGAAGAGTAAATGTAGAAATTATTATCCAGACTGCCACCGGCAATATGGTACCACTGTCAGCTATAGTCAACGTTGATGGTAATGAAGGAGTATATTTGTTAGAGGGAAGAAGCAAAGTTTTCCGGCCTGTTAAGATTATTGCTGATGACGGTTTCAATGTTATAGTGGAAGGTTTGAAATTAGGGGATAGAATATTAATAGATAAGAAGGGTTTAATATGGAAACATTAGAACAAAATATAGCTATTGTAAAATCGAAGATAGGTGAAGCTGCCGCAAAATCCGGAAGGTCTCCGGAAGAAATACACCTGGTGGCGGTAACAAAAACCGTTCCGCCGGAAACCGTTCAAAAAGCTGTAAACCTTGGCATAACCCTGCTGGGCGAAAACAGGGTACAGGAAGCCGGGGAAAAAGTTGATATAGTAAGGGGAAATGTCCAGTGGCACCTCATAGGCCACCTTCAAAAAAATAAGGTCAAACCGGCAATAAAACTTTTTTCCATGATACAGTCCCTGGATAGCCTGGGCCTGGCTGAAGAAATAGAAAAAAGGGCGGGGGAAATCCGGAGGGTAATGGATGTCTTGATTCAGATAAATATAGGAAGGGAGGAAACCAAGTCCGGTATAGACGCTGATGACGCGGTGGAATTCATCAAAAAGGTATCACAATTGCCCCATATAAAAATCAAGGGATTAATGGCTATACCTCCTTTCAAGGAAGATCCGGAAGAAGTAAGATATTATTTTAGAAAAATGAATGACATCTTCCAGAATATAAAGATGATGCAAATAGAAAATGTAGAGATGAATTTTTTATCAATGGGCATGACTCATGATTTTGGTATTGCCATTGAAGAAGGTTCTAATATGGTGAGAATAGGCACCGGTATTTTTGGCAAACGAAAATAATAAAAATAATATTTGTATGGAAAAGGGGAGAACCATGGCTGGAAAAAAACATCTTAAACAGGATTCTTTATTTTTTGGGCATTGAAGATGAAAATCCGGTCTCTACAGAAGACAGGGCGGATTATGAACCTTATGTAAACCGACCGGAGATAAAGCCGAAAGGCAGGGTTATCAATATTCACCAGACATCGAAAAACAAAATGGTGATTTACAAACCGGCTTCATTTGATGAAGTGAGGGAAATATCCGATGAAGTGAAGAGCCGCCGGGCTGTAATTGTTAACATGGAAAAACTTGACAAGGATAGCGCCAAGCGCGTGCTGGATTTTATGAGCGGAAGCATATATGCGCTCAATGGCACGGTTAAAAAAATAGGTCCGGGAATTTTTATTTTTGCTCCCGATAATGTGGATATTTCCGGAACGGCGATAGAAGAAAGTTTTCAAGAAAAATCCTTTTTGCTGAAATAAAGGAGTGATATTTTTGGCGTTGATCAGAGCCGTAGATTTATTTTTTCAATTCCTGTATTTAATGATTGTGGCAAGGGTTTTTTTATCCTGGGTGCCTGCAACTGCAAATTCCGGTATTGTCAGATTTATTTATCAGGTGACCGATCCCATATTAGAACCTTTTAGGGTGTTGTTTTCAAGGTTTATGCCGAAAGGACCGGGGCTATACCTGGACTTTTCCCCTATCGCTGCGCTGTTTGTGCTGGAGATTGTCAGGCGCTTCGTGTTGAGTATTCTTATAAGAATGACATTTTAAGGAGATGAGCATTATGACCCTGGCTCCTATTGAAATCCAAAAAAGGAATTTCACCGTTCTTTTAGAGGGTATAATGAGGAAGAAGTTAAAAGCTTTCTTGAAAAGATTTCAATGGACTATGAAAAAATTTATAAACAAAACCAGGATTTAAAAGAAGAAATAAAGCACTTACAGGAAAAATTGCAGGAATACAAGGATATGGAATCAACACTGAAAAATACCCTGATACTGGCTGAAAAAACAGCGGAGGATACCAGAAGAAATGCATTGAAAGAAAAAGAAATAATCCTCAAAGAAGCACTGGCCAAGGCCGGTAAGTTAGTAGACAGGGCGGAGCAAAGGTATGTGTCGTTAAATAACCAGTATGAAGAACTTCGAAGGCATTTCAGTTTATTCAAGACAAGATTCTCTAACTTTTTACAATCCCAGATCGAGATTGTAAACTCCTGCGAACTGAATGAGATGGCGGAAGACCGGTATCTGTTTGATTCATTTAGACAGGCCGCCGCCGGCTGTGATGAAGAAATTAAAAAAGAATATGAATCGGATAGGGAGAATGTAGATGATACGAATGTTAGTGAAGAAGCTCATGAAAACCCGGATGATATAGCAGCCCAAGACACATCGGAAGAATCCGATTCAAAGGATAATGAGTCGGAGTAAAAAAGGAGCCGTGTAATATGCCGGGAGAAAAGCGCATATCTGTAATTGGAATTATTGTAACTAACCGGGAAAAATCGGCAGAAAAGGTCAATGATATACTTTCCACATACGGGCAGTACATAATTGGTCGGATGGGGATTCCCTATCGTGAAAAGGGCATCTCGGTCATAGCATTGATTGTTGACGCTTCCACCGATGAGCTGGGGGCCCTCACAGGCCGGTTGGGAAGCATACCCGGCGTAAAAGTTAAATCTGCCGTTACCGCATGACAAAAATGTATGACGGGAAGAATAAATAGGAGTCTGTTGGATAAATTAATTCTGGGGGAAAACATGAGCGAGGAAAAATTGATGAGGCACCTGTACCAAAAACTTGATGACCTGTCGGTACAGATAGAAAAATTGAATCTAACCGAATATCTTGAACTCCTCCGCAATCCCAGGCGACTGTTATATGTCAATTTTTTGGGTGGTGTAGCCCGTGGTTTTGGAATGGCCATCGGATTCACCCTTTTGGGGGCGCTGGTAATATATATATTGCAGCGCCTGGTTATTTTAAGGCTTCCCTTTATAGGTGATTTCATTGCGGACATTATAAGAATAGTACAAAAGGAATTGGCGACTAAATAGTCAATAGGACAAAAGCGGCTTAAGGAGGCTTTGCCTTTGACAGACTTTCAACATTTCAAAACCAAGCTGGAAGGATTGAAAAAGCAACTGGAAGACGAGATGCAGGTGTTAATTCAGAGGGGGTCAGAGCCGTTAAAGGAGTCTGTAGGGGAACTTTCCAGTTATGACAATCACACATCGGACCTGGGGGCGGAAATCTTCGAAAGAGAGAAGGACCTGGGTTTAAAGGATAACACAAAAATCCTGCTGATGAAAGTCAATCATGCTCTGGATAAAATCAGGGACGGGACATATGGAATATGTGAAAGGTGCGGAAAACCCATAGATAAAGAAAGGCTGGAAGCGGTCCCGTATACCACTTTTTGCATAGAATGTAAAAAAGAAGAAGAAAAACCGGATGATCCACGCTCAAGACCACTGGAAGAAGACATTCTGAAATACCCCTTCGGCAGAAGTTTCCTGGATGACACCGACCAAAACCAGTATGATGGAGAAGATGCCTGGCAGGATGTGGCACGCTACGGAACTGCCAATACCCCCCAGGATGAACCGGGAGCGGTGGATTACACCGAGACCTATGTGGATGGAAATGAAAAAAGGGGTATTGTGGAAAGAGGAGATATGATTATTGATGAAGAGGACCCCGATGAGGATGACAAAAACGAGCTTGGGGAATAAAAATGCCTTCAAAAGGCATTTTTTTTACAGCAGTATTCTGATATAATAAAATGAATAACCGATATGGAGGTGCGAATTTTGGATGTGATATTCTACGGGCTTTTGGTACTTGCGGCCGATCAACTATCCAAATATATAATCCGGGCGAACATGGAACCCCATGAGTCCCTTCCGATAATCAAAGGCATTTTTCACATTACATATGTACAAAATACCGGAGCGGCCTTCAGTATTCTGCAGGGTAAAACTTATTTTTTCACCATAGTTTCCCTTGCAATTATTTTAGCTATAATTTTCTTTTTAAGAAAAGTTCCCCCCGAAAAAAGGCTTTTAAGGTTTGTTATGGCTCTGGTGTTGGGCGGGGCTGCGGGAAATTTAATAGACCGCTTCAGATTCGGATATGTGGTGGATTTTTTTGATTTCAGGATATGGCCGGTTTTCAATATTGCGGATTCGGCTATTGTGGTGGGAGTTATAATTCTGGCATATTTGATAGCCTTCGATCCCGGATTTTCCGGGCAATACGGAAAGAGCGGGAGGTAAACAATTTGACAGAGGAGTTTTGCTTTTCTGTCGACACTGCCGACGAAAAAAAAAGGATTGATGTATATCTTGCGGAAAAAATAAAAAATCATTCCCGGAGTTATTTAAAAAAGGGCATTGATGAAGGCTGGATAAGGGTAAATGATAAAAACGTCAAACCTAATTACAAAATAAAGGCCCGGGACAGGATAACGGTATCCATCCCACCCCCGGATAAACCTTCCCTGGAACCGGAAGATATACCCTTGAAGATTATATATGAAGATGAGGATATTGTGGTTATTGACAAACCCCGGGGGCTTGTAGTCCACCCGGCACCGGGCAATTATTCCGGGACCCTGGTAAATTCTCTGCTTTATCATACCGGCGGCCTTTCGGGCATTGGGGGTGTAATGCGCCCGGGCATTGTCCACCGTCTTGACAAAGATACTTCCGGAGTCATGGTGGTGGCAAAAAACGACATGGCGCATATGGCACTGGCAAAGCAGCTTAAAAATAAACAGATGAAAAAGATCTACCGGGCTCTGGTGTGGGGGCAGATTCAGGAGGATAGAGCCACTATCAATGCCCCCATAGGGCGACACCCACTAAAGCGTAAGGAAATGGCGGTTACGACCAAAAATGCGAAGGAAGCGATAACCCATTTTAACGTGCTTGAAAGATTTTCTGAATACACTCTATTAGAAATAAACCTTGAGACTGGAAGAACACATCAAATAAGAGTCCATATGAAATTTATCGGTCATCCAGTGGTGGGGGACCCAGTTTATTCCAACCGAAAAAACCCGTTTGCCATAAAAGGGCAGGCACTGCATGCATATAAACTGGGGTTTTTTCATCCCAGGACCGGGGGATTCATGGAGTTTACAGCACCGATGCCTGAAGATTTTACATCAATTCTGGAACTATTAAGGGCGAGGGGGTGAGGCATTAGTGGAAGAAAAGGCACGCATTATGGATGAGACGGCCATAAACAGGGCGCTGGTAAGGATAAGCCATGAAATTGTGGAAAAAAACAAGGGAGTGGAAGATGTGGCCCTGGTGGGCATAAGGAGGAGAGGAGTGCCGCTGGCCAGGCGGATGGCATCTTACATTTCAGGCATTGAGGGTATTGAGATTCCCGTGGGAGTTCTCGATATCACGCTTTACCGGGATGACCTGTCAAGCCTTTCATCCCAGCCGGTGGTACATAAGACCGAAATACCTTTTAATATCTCGGATAAAAAAGTTGTGCTGGTGGATGATGTGATATATACGGGCAGAACCGTGCGCGCAGCTCTTGATGCGCTGGCAGACATAGGCAGGGCCCGGATGATACAGCTGGCGGTATTGATTGACCGGGGACACCGTGAACTGCCCATCAGGCCCGACTATGTGGGGAAAAATGTGCCCACATCCAGTGATGAAGTTGTCAAGGTCAAGCTTGAGGAAGTGGACGGCGAAAACTGTGTTGTGATTCTAAAGCGATAGCTTTTTAATAGTATCTTCATCGGGTGTAACATAAACAGTTTTCTGATGGTCATATA from Biomaibacter acetigenes includes these protein-coding regions:
- a CDS encoding TraR/DksA C4-type zinc finger protein — its product is MTDFQHFKTKLEGLKKQLEDEMQVLIQRGSEPLKESVGELSSYDNHTSDLGAEIFEREKDLGLKDNTKILLMKVNHALDKIRDGTYGICERCGKPIDKERLEAVPYTTFCIECKKEEEKPDDPRSRPLEEDILKYPFGRSFLDDTDQNQYDGEDAWQDVARYGTANTPQDEPGAVDYTETYVDGNEKRGIVERGDMIIDEEDPDEDDKNELGE
- the lspA gene encoding signal peptidase II; protein product: MRILDVIFYGLLVLAADQLSKYIIRANMEPHESLPIIKGIFHITYVQNTGAAFSILQGKTYFFTIVSLAIILAIIFFLRKVPPEKRLLRFVMALVLGGAAGNLIDRFRFGYVVDFFDFRIWPVFNIADSAIVVGVIILAYLIAFDPGFSGQYGKSGR
- a CDS encoding RluA family pseudouridine synthase, which gives rise to MTEEFCFSVDTADEKKRIDVYLAEKIKNHSRSYLKKGIDEGWIRVNDKNVKPNYKIKARDRITVSIPPPDKPSLEPEDIPLKIIYEDEDIVVIDKPRGLVVHPAPGNYSGTLVNSLLYHTGGLSGIGGVMRPGIVHRLDKDTSGVMVVAKNDMAHMALAKQLKNKQMKKIYRALVWGQIQEDRATINAPIGRHPLKRKEMAVTTKNAKEAITHFNVLERFSEYTLLEINLETGRTHQIRVHMKFIGHPVVGDPVYSNRKNPFAIKGQALHAYKLGFFHPRTGGFMEFTAPMPEDFTSILELLRARG
- the pyrR gene encoding bifunctional pyr operon transcriptional regulator/uracil phosphoribosyltransferase PyrR → MEEKARIMDETAINRALVRISHEIVEKNKGVEDVALVGIRRRGVPLARRMASYISGIEGIEIPVGVLDITLYRDDLSSLSSQPVVHKTEIPFNISDKKVVLVDDVIYTGRTVRAALDALADIGRARMIQLAVLIDRGHRELPIRPDYVGKNVPTSSDEVVKVKLEEVDGENCVVILKR